Genomic segment of Chloroflexota bacterium:
CCCTGCTGATGGTGGTGATGGCGGTGATCGGCGGGTCGGGCACGGTGGTCGGACCGGTGCTCGGCGCGCTCGGGCTGCAGTTCCTCTCCGAGTACCTGCGCGACAACCTCACCGACTACCACACGTTCGTGTTCGGGGTGATCATCGTGGTGGCCGTGATCCTTCTGCCGCAGGGCCTCGTCAGATTCGTGCGAGAGGGGTGGCGCACGCGGCGGTTCTCGCTGCTCGACAACGTGAGGGCGTACCGGCTGTGAGCGCCCCCGCCCTGGAGACCCGCGGCCTGTCGCGCCGTTTCGGCGGCCTCGAGGCGCTCTCAGACGTGTCGCTCTCGGTCGAGCCCGGCACCGTGCTCGGGATCATCGGGCCGAACGGCGCCGGCAAGAGCACGCTGATCAACCTCGTGACGGGCCACCTCAAGCCCAGCTCCGGCTCCGTGTGCGTCGACGGGCGGGAGGTCACCGGGCAGCGGCCCTGGGTCATCGCGCGAGCGGGTGTGGCACGCACGTTCCAGATCGTCAAGCCCTTCCGCGAGCTGACCGTGCGCGACAACGTGGCGATCGGGGCGATGTACGGGCCGGATGGCGCGGGCTCCGTGAAGGACGCGCAGCGGCGCGCGGACGAGGTGCTCGAGCGCGTCGGGCTCGCGGGCCGCGGGGAGGTGCCGCCAGGCGAGCTGGGCGTGGCCGACGCCCGCCGTCTCGAGCTGGCCAAGGCCCTGGCGCTGGGGCCGCGGTTGCTCCTGCTCGACGAGGTGATGGCCGGGCTGCGCGGCTCGGAGATCGAGCCGGCGCTGGAGCTGATCCGCTCACTCCGTGACGAGGGAATGACGATCGTGGCCGTGGAGCACATCGTGAAGGTGATCCTGTCGGTCTCCGACGAGGTGTTGGTGCTGCACGAGGGCCGTGAGCTCACGCGCGGGAAACCCGCCGAGGTCGTGAAGGACGAGCGCGTGATCGAGGCCTATCTGGGCCAGCGCTACGCGAAGCGGATGGCCGAGGGGAATGGCGATGCTTGAGATCTCAGGCCTCAACGCGGGCTACGGGCGCGTGGAGGTTCTCCAGGGGGTCGACCTCGAGGTGGGGGAGGACGAGATCGTGGCCCTTGTCGGCTCGAACGGCGCCGGCAAGACGACTCTGCTGCGCGCCGTCTCGGGGGTGATCGCGGCGGCGGCGGGCTCGGTGCGCTTCAAGGGCGACGAGATCGGCGGCCTGCCTCCCGAGGAGATCGTGGACCGGGGCATCGCGCACGTGCCCGAGGGACGGCGCCTGTTTGCCGGCCTGACCGTGCGCGAGAACCTGATGGTCGGCGGCTACAGCGGCCACACCGAGGACATCGAGAGCGCGGTGGCGCTGTTCCCGCTGCTCGGCGAGCGGCTGGGCCAAGCGGCCGGCAGCCTGTCGGGCGGCGAGCAGCAGATGTGCGCGATCGCCCGCGGGCTCATGAGCAGCCCCGCCCTGATCATGATCGACGAGCTGTCGCTGGGATTGGCGCCCAAGCTCGTGGACGAGATAGTCGAGCGGCTGCGCACCGTGGCGGAGGACGGCACGGCC
This window contains:
- a CDS encoding ABC transporter ATP-binding protein → MLEISGLNAGYGRVEVLQGVDLEVGEDEIVALVGSNGAGKTTLLRAVSGVIAAAAGSVRFKGDEIGGLPPEEIVDRGIAHVPEGRRLFAGLTVRENLMVGGYSGHTEDIESAVALFPLLGERLGQAAGSLSGGEQQMCAIARGLMSSPALIMIDELSLGLAPKLVDEIVERLRTVAEDGTAVLLVDQDVDAALRLAARGYVLETGRIVVSGPSAELLEDERVREAYLSVA
- a CDS encoding ABC transporter ATP-binding protein — translated: MSAPALETRGLSRRFGGLEALSDVSLSVEPGTVLGIIGPNGAGKSTLINLVTGHLKPSSGSVCVDGREVTGQRPWVIARAGVARTFQIVKPFRELTVRDNVAIGAMYGPDGAGSVKDAQRRADEVLERVGLAGRGEVPPGELGVADARRLELAKALALGPRLLLLDEVMAGLRGSEIEPALELIRSLRDEGMTIVAVEHIVKVILSVSDEVLVLHEGRELTRGKPAEVVKDERVIEAYLGQRYAKRMAEGNGDA